In the Salinirubrum litoreum genome, one interval contains:
- a CDS encoding protein sorting system archaetidylserine synthase (This PssA-like phosphatidyltransferase, along with a PssD-like decarboxylase, is required in Haloarchaea for the archaeosortase ArtA to replace the PGF-CTERM sorting signal with a C-terminal lipid anchor.): MQPRFLGRLSAADAVTTANAALGFFAAVAATVDTGLAARLILLAAIADGLDGVVARKVGSSDAGEYLDSLADVASFGVAPALLIACTAKEVWSWPAEPLLFAAGIALPGLFVAMAVVRLGLYTVLDTNSDETEGVQTTLSATILAAGVLAGFVTPPMLVALAGVLAIMMVTTITYPDLHWQDALVMGVVQALAILLRGFPGRVFAWGLLFLALAYTVAGPRFYWRR; this comes from the coding sequence GTGCAACCCCGGTTCCTCGGTCGGCTGAGCGCGGCCGACGCCGTGACGACCGCCAACGCCGCACTCGGCTTCTTCGCGGCAGTCGCGGCTACCGTCGACACCGGACTCGCCGCACGGCTGATCTTACTCGCGGCCATCGCGGACGGACTGGACGGCGTGGTCGCCAGAAAAGTCGGCTCCAGCGACGCCGGCGAGTATCTCGACTCGCTGGCGGACGTGGCCTCCTTCGGGGTCGCGCCAGCGCTGCTGATCGCCTGCACCGCGAAGGAGGTCTGGTCGTGGCCGGCCGAGCCACTCCTCTTTGCGGCCGGGATCGCCCTGCCGGGCCTGTTCGTGGCGATGGCGGTCGTCCGACTCGGTCTCTACACCGTGCTCGACACGAACTCGGACGAGACCGAGGGCGTCCAGACGACGCTCTCGGCGACCATCCTCGCCGCCGGGGTGTTGGCGGGGTTCGTCACGCCGCCGATGCTCGTCGCACTGGCCGGCGTGCTGGCGATCATGATGGTGACGACGATCACCTACCCCGACCTCCACTGGCAGGACGCGCTGGTGATGGGTGTCGTGCAGGCGCTGGCGATTCTCTTACGGGGCTTCCCCGGCCGCGTCTTCGCGTGGGGCCTGTTGTTTCTCGCGCTGGCGTACACCGTGGCCGGTCCGCGATTCTACTGGCGACGATAA
- a CDS encoding Zn-ribbon domain-containing OB-fold protein, translated as MTDETTETNAETDDAPIMEAARYADGSITYPPHPLGPDGGDQVGTVDLSEYTAEVVTWTTSTATPPGVRQPNTLAIVEFDVDGEPVRAIGQATTDAVEIGDEVRPVYCSELRDPEAGIREPASQDWDGFRFDPVSDGD; from the coding sequence ATGACAGACGAGACTACCGAGACGAACGCGGAGACCGACGACGCACCGATCATGGAGGCGGCCCGCTACGCCGACGGGAGCATCACCTACCCGCCGCACCCGCTGGGTCCGGACGGCGGCGACCAGGTCGGCACGGTCGACCTCTCCGAGTACACCGCCGAGGTGGTGACGTGGACGACGAGCACCGCGACGCCACCGGGCGTCCGGCAACCGAACACGCTGGCCATCGTGGAGTTCGACGTGGACGGCGAACCGGTGCGCGCCATCGGCCAGGCGACGACCGACGCGGTGGAGATCGGTGACGAGGTCCGGCCCGTGTACTGTTCGGAGCTTCGAGACCCGGAGGCCGGCATCCGCGAACCGGCGAGTCAAGACTGGGACGGCTTCCGGTTCGACCCGGTCTCGGACGGGGACTGA
- a CDS encoding DUF726 domain-containing protein: MNDNEGHAGRANRNVSRRTLLGSTAVGVAGVAGLAGFSGTASAITKGDGDDDGPPPENFPHVTTRDHFEIGWFGDVDLTGGNTDTNYSTKNGIPGLDGTSPDEIAMHVHGWLSDVDSALISFEQSRQALRNNGYDRPVVGFSWDADTGVDNWWPATEIAERNGYKLAQFLFDYTEATGGTSLRLLAHSLGARVVLSAVRTLNYNGYTDVVSSVSLLGGAADNDAVSLSGTYGDDLEAAVGSVDNFWKADDSVLNYAYSTAEFDSAVGEEGCEGTPPNNYQDHNVDFVPDHYSYYEPNEGCMSEVVAEF, translated from the coding sequence ATGAACGATAATGAAGGTCACGCAGGGCGGGCGAACAGGAACGTATCGAGACGGACACTCCTCGGATCGACGGCGGTCGGGGTCGCCGGAGTCGCCGGACTCGCCGGCTTCTCCGGGACGGCGTCGGCGATCACGAAGGGCGACGGCGACGACGACGGGCCACCGCCGGAGAACTTCCCGCACGTCACGACGCGGGACCACTTCGAGATCGGCTGGTTCGGCGACGTGGATCTGACCGGCGGCAACACCGACACCAACTACAGCACGAAGAACGGCATTCCGGGACTCGACGGCACGTCGCCCGACGAGATCGCCATGCACGTCCACGGGTGGCTCTCGGACGTGGACTCCGCGCTGATCTCGTTCGAGCAGTCGAGACAGGCCCTGCGGAACAACGGCTACGACAGGCCGGTCGTCGGCTTCTCGTGGGACGCGGACACCGGCGTCGACAACTGGTGGCCCGCGACCGAGATCGCCGAGCGCAACGGCTACAAACTCGCACAGTTCCTCTTCGACTACACGGAGGCGACCGGCGGCACCTCGCTCCGACTGCTCGCGCACTCGCTGGGCGCACGAGTCGTGCTCTCGGCGGTCCGGACGCTGAACTACAACGGCTACACGGACGTCGTCAGTTCCGTCTCGCTACTGGGCGGTGCGGCCGACAACGACGCGGTGTCGCTGAGCGGGACCTACGGCGACGACCTCGAAGCGGCAGTCGGGTCGGTGGACAACTTCTGGAAGGCCGACGACAGCGTGCTGAACTACGCCTACTCGACGGCGGAGTTCGACTCGGCGGTCGGCGAAGAAGGGTGCGAGGGCACCCCGCCGAACAACTATCAGGACCACAACGTGGACTTCGTGCCGGACCACTACTCCTACTACGAACCGAACGAAGGCTGTATGAGCGAGGTCGTCGCCGAGTTCTGA
- a CDS encoding KEOPS complex subunit Pcc1: protein MTRRARLRTTHADPAVVAAALIPDNTASMTTRVEGDRVVTEIERETTGGLQSSVDDYVVNVSVADTVAETADRHTTPNHE, encoded by the coding sequence GTGACCCGACGCGCTCGACTCCGGACGACCCACGCGGACCCCGCCGTCGTGGCGGCCGCGCTGATCCCCGACAACACCGCGTCGATGACGACGCGAGTCGAGGGCGACCGGGTCGTGACCGAGATCGAGCGAGAGACGACCGGCGGCCTGCAGTCGTCGGTCGACGACTACGTCGTCAACGTCTCCGTCGCGGACACAGTCGCAGAGACAGCAGACCGACACACCACACCAAATCATGAGTGA
- a CDS encoding thiolase C-terminal domain-containing protein has protein sequence MDRVAIIGASMTRFGDRDGWIRELLAEAGEACLADADVSPDAVEHLYVSNMASGEFEGQTGVPNALAHDLAAMPAYTARIDQTSSSGGAGTYAAWQSVASGASDMTLLVGGEKMTHRSTAEATDVIASLTHPVEYKHGITLPSFAGLTARLYLDSYDAPRESLGKVAVKNHRNGVDNPHAQFRKEVDLETVLESPVVADPLRLYDFCPITDGSAALLFCPESVAREYTDDYAVVSGIGGATDTHVVHERADPTTMRGVVESSEIAYEMADRDPDDVDVAELHDMFTILEFLQSEDLGFFEKGEGWKAVEAGVTDRDGELPINTSGGLKSKGHPLGASGVAQMYEVYKQVLGEAGPRQVEADVGLACNVGGFGNCVTTTILEAGR, from the coding sequence ATGGACCGCGTAGCGATCATCGGCGCGTCGATGACCCGGTTCGGGGACCGGGACGGTTGGATCCGCGAGTTGCTGGCGGAGGCCGGCGAGGCCTGTCTCGCGGACGCCGACGTGTCACCCGACGCAGTGGAGCATCTGTACGTCTCGAACATGGCCAGCGGCGAGTTCGAGGGCCAGACCGGCGTGCCGAACGCCCTGGCGCACGACCTGGCGGCGATGCCGGCGTACACCGCTCGCATCGACCAGACCTCTTCCTCCGGCGGGGCGGGCACCTACGCCGCGTGGCAGTCGGTCGCCTCCGGCGCGAGCGACATGACCCTGCTCGTCGGCGGGGAGAAGATGACCCACCGGAGTACCGCCGAGGCGACCGACGTGATCGCCTCGCTGACCCATCCGGTGGAGTACAAACACGGGATCACGCTCCCCTCGTTCGCGGGGTTGACGGCGCGGCTCTACCTCGACAGCTACGACGCCCCACGCGAGAGTCTCGGGAAGGTCGCCGTGAAGAACCACCGGAACGGTGTGGACAACCCCCACGCGCAGTTCCGGAAGGAGGTCGACTTAGAGACCGTCCTGGAGTCGCCGGTCGTCGCCGACCCCCTCCGGCTGTACGACTTCTGTCCGATCACCGACGGCTCGGCGGCGCTGCTCTTCTGCCCGGAGTCGGTCGCCCGGGAGTACACCGACGACTACGCCGTCGTCTCGGGGATCGGCGGCGCGACGGACACCCACGTCGTCCACGAACGCGCCGACCCGACGACCATGCGCGGGGTCGTCGAGTCCTCGGAGATCGCCTACGAGATGGCCGACCGCGACCCGGACGACGTGGACGTGGCGGAACTCCACGACATGTTCACCATCCTGGAGTTCCTCCAGTCGGAGGACCTCGGCTTCTTCGAGAAGGGCGAGGGCTGGAAAGCGGTCGAGGCGGGCGTCACGGACCGCGACGGCGAGTTACCGATCAACACCTCGGGCGGCCTGAAGTCGAAGGGCCACCCCCTCGGCGCGTCGGGCGTCGCACAGATGTACGAGGTGTACAAGCAGGTACTCGGTGAGGCCGGGCCGCGACAGGTCGAGGCGGACGTGGGCCTCGCGTGTAACGTCGGCGGCTTCGGGAACTGTGTCACGACCACGATTCTGGAGGCGGGACGATGA
- a CDS encoding 30S ribosomal protein S3ae, which translates to MSERSVSKQKRGKRWYDVLAPEQFDRAKLGETFADEPDKIYERTIETTLGEIEDDAGQNNTKLTFKITDVGSDAAYTEFVKHELTRDYLRSLVRRGASKVSVAQTVLTTDDYRVQLQPVAFTTKKADRSQEQAIRRVMIDLVREAAKERSFEQLVDSVVEGRLSSAIYGEAKTIYPLRRVEIQKLTLEARPEEVAAEEEAAVDVDAEDLAVDEEA; encoded by the coding sequence ATGAGTGAACGATCCGTATCCAAGCAGAAGCGAGGCAAGCGCTGGTACGACGTGCTCGCACCCGAGCAGTTCGACCGCGCGAAACTCGGCGAGACCTTCGCCGACGAACCAGACAAGATCTACGAGCGAACCATCGAGACGACGCTCGGCGAGATCGAAGACGACGCCGGCCAGAACAACACCAAGCTGACGTTCAAGATCACCGACGTCGGCTCCGACGCCGCGTACACCGAGTTCGTCAAGCACGAACTCACACGCGACTACCTCCGGAGTCTCGTCCGGCGCGGTGCGTCGAAGGTCTCCGTCGCCCAGACGGTGCTGACGACCGACGACTACCGCGTCCAGCTCCAGCCGGTCGCCTTCACGACCAAGAAGGCCGACCGCAGTCAGGAGCAGGCCATCCGCCGGGTCATGATCGACCTCGTGCGCGAGGCCGCGAAAGAACGCAGCTTCGAGCAACTCGTCGACAGCGTCGTGGAGGGGCGACTCTCCTCGGCCATCTACGGCGAGGCGAAGACCATCTACCCGCTCCGCCGGGTGGAGATCCAGAAGCTGACGCTGGAAGCACGTCCCGAAGAGGTCGCCGCCGAGGAGGAGGCGGCCGTCGACGTGGACGCCGAGGACCTCGCGGTCGACGAAGAGGCGTAA
- a CDS encoding plastocyanin/azurin family copper-binding protein, whose translation MDRRTFLAGASAVGITGLAGCTALGSGKDDYDIGMTAVAYRPPSLTVEVGDTVVWKNTSSRAHSVTAYEQGIPDEADYFATGDFASEQAARDAWDGAAGAINSGDTYEHTFEVPGTYEYFCIPHETGGMVGTVVVE comes from the coding sequence ATGGACAGACGCACCTTCCTCGCGGGCGCGTCGGCGGTCGGGATCACCGGACTCGCGGGCTGTACGGCCCTCGGAAGCGGTAAGGACGACTACGACATCGGGATGACGGCGGTCGCTTACCGCCCCCCGTCGCTGACGGTCGAGGTCGGCGACACGGTCGTCTGGAAGAACACGTCCTCGCGTGCGCACAGCGTGACGGCCTACGAGCAGGGGATTCCGGACGAGGCCGACTACTTCGCCACCGGCGACTTCGCCTCGGAGCAGGCGGCCCGAGACGCGTGGGACGGCGCCGCCGGCGCGATCAACTCCGGGGACACCTACGAACACACGTTCGAGGTGCCGGGCACCTACGAGTACTTCTGCATCCCCCACGAGACGGGCGGGATGGTCGGGACTGTCGTCGTCGAATAA
- a CDS encoding CPBP family intramembrane glutamic endopeptidase produces MSNTSPASEDRDVGPVGIGAFLLLTFAWSWGFWVPDVLVEVGVVESVPALPNLGAFGPTVAAVLLVAYAGGLTGVRRLLGRAIRLDYPRRWVLVALSVPPAIVGVALAVAVATGTTPVFPWSGQPIILLVAFGWILFLGGPVQEEFGWRGYLLDPLQTRLTPLGGGIAVGLVWAVWHLPLFYIPSETIYYDSPFLGFAVSITLLSVLMTWVYNSTDGSLLPVLLMHTRGTGRRGCSPSSSPTPRVSRWSVSSRSSPSPWCYTRGGRAWGNSEGTSDRTEPLSARM; encoded by the coding sequence ATGAGTAACACTTCTCCGGCGTCGGAAGACCGTGATGTCGGCCCCGTGGGTATCGGTGCCTTCCTCCTCTTGACGTTCGCGTGGTCGTGGGGCTTCTGGGTCCCCGACGTCCTCGTCGAGGTGGGTGTCGTCGAGAGCGTTCCGGCTCTCCCGAACCTCGGTGCCTTCGGCCCGACGGTCGCCGCCGTCCTCCTCGTCGCGTACGCCGGTGGCCTGACGGGCGTGCGACGACTCCTCGGGCGGGCGATTCGGCTCGACTACCCTCGGCGGTGGGTTCTGGTCGCGCTGTCGGTCCCGCCGGCAATCGTCGGCGTCGCACTCGCGGTCGCCGTCGCCACCGGCACGACGCCAGTGTTCCCCTGGTCGGGCCAGCCGATAATCCTCCTCGTCGCCTTCGGCTGGATTCTCTTTCTGGGCGGGCCTGTCCAGGAGGAATTCGGCTGGCGTGGGTACCTCCTCGACCCACTCCAGACACGACTCACCCCGCTCGGTGGAGGCATCGCCGTGGGACTCGTCTGGGCGGTCTGGCACCTCCCGCTGTTCTACATCCCGAGCGAGACGATCTACTACGACAGTCCGTTCCTCGGGTTCGCCGTCTCCATCACCCTGCTGTCGGTGCTCATGACGTGGGTGTACAACAGCACGGACGGAAGCCTCCTCCCGGTCCTCTTGATGCACACCCGTGGAACTGGGCGCAGGGGATGTTCCCCGTCCTCGAGTCCGACCCCGCGAGTCTCGCGATGGTCGGTGTCCTCGCGGTCGTCACCGTCGCCGTGGTGTTATACTCGGGGCGGACGCGCCTGGGGAAATTCGGAGGGGACGTCCGACCGAACTGAACCACTCTCCGCTCGGATGTGA